DNA from Carboxydocella sporoproducens DSM 16521:
GGCATCCTGGTGCCGCGCAAAACCGCCAGGCCCCTGCTGTCCAGCCAGACGCCATTATTGGCTCCAAAGGCCTTGCGCTCTGGGATTTTCAAAATCTCTTCCTGAATCAGTTGCGCTAGTTTGAGACGGGCAGCAATTTCCTCAGAAGTCCGGTTTTCATTGTTGTAATAGGTAGCAGAACCATAAACACTGCTGCTAGTATTGGAATTGGCGTGGATGCTCACAAAGAGCTGGGCCTGCTGGTCGTTGGCCAGGGTATAGCGTTCCGCCAGGGTTGGGTAGGTATCCCCTTCCCGGGTCATGATGATCTGGGCCCCTTCTTCCGCCAGATACCGCCGTACCCGCTGGGCGATAGCCAGGTTTACATCCTTTTCCTTAACCTTCAGCACCCCGCCGATGGCACCGGGGTCAGTACCACCATGACCTGGATCAATCACAATCGTGCGTCCTTGCAGACGGCCCAGACCTACCAGAATCTCCAGGCTGCGCCCATCCTGACCGGGAATCAGCACCGGAGCATAAACACTGCTATATACTGCTGTCAGCACTACCCCAGCAGCATCATCTTCCAGCTGCTGGACCTGGAGTAATTCCAGCCCGGGCCAGCTTTGTCCCGCCCCATCGAAAGGATTGAGCAATTTCGCCCCTGGCAGTATCACTTTCCACTGTCTATCCTGTTTCTCCAGCACTACCTGATCGGTAACAGAGCTGTTGGCATAAACCTTAATCCTGGTGCCATCCCCTTCTTTAATGGCCCTGATGTCAATATAAAGGCCCTGCTCAGCTGGCGGCAGGTTTGGCACCGGTTCCGGCTCAGGTTTGTCCTGAGGTTGACTGCTGACAGGCGTTACCTGCGGTTTTTCCTGCACCAGCCAGCCTGCTACCCAGGCGTTATTAGCCAGCTTGTACCATATCTTGCCGTCACTGGCTTTTTGCTGGGCGACCACCTTTAATTCCTGCCCCTGTCTGGCTACCCCTACTTTGGCGTAGTTAGTGCCCGGGCCAGTCCGCAGATTGACGGTAGTAGCGATTACATAAACTGTTTTCTGCACGGCAGCCGGAGCCTGGTTAACCGGTTTTGCCTCCGGCTGAGCTAGTTTATAACTAACCAGACTTTTAAAAACCCAGCCTGTTTGTTTGCCAAATTTGACCTGCAGCCAGTCTCCTTTTTGACTGAGAACCGGTAGCTTGTCCC
Protein-coding regions in this window:
- a CDS encoding N-acetylmuramoyl-L-alanine amidase, which produces DKLPVLSQKGDWLQVKFGKQTGWVFKSLVSYKLAQPEAKPVNQAPAAVQKTVYVIATTVNLRTGPGTNYAKVGVARQGQELKVVAQQKASDGKIWYKLANNAWVAGWLVQEKPQVTPVSSQPQDKPEPEPVPNLPPAEQGLYIDIRAIKEGDGTRIKVYANSSVTDQVVLEKQDRQWKVILPGAKLLNPFDGAGQSWPGLELLQVQQLEDDAAGVVLTAVYSSVYAPVLIPGQDGRSLEILVGLGRLQGRTIVIDPGHGGTDPGAIGGVLKVKEKDVNLAIAQRVRRYLAEEGAQIIMTREGDTYPTLAERYTLANDQQAQLFVSIHANSNTSSSVYGSATYYNNENRTSEEIAARLKLAQLIQEEILKIPERKAFGANNGVWLDSRGLAVLRGTRMPSVLVETAFLSNPTEEQLLNDPGFQDQIARAIAQGIIRYFTE